In a single window of the Papaver somniferum cultivar HN1 chromosome 8, ASM357369v1, whole genome shotgun sequence genome:
- the LOC113303575 gene encoding eukaryotic translation initiation factor 2 subunit alpha homolog, with amino-acid sequence MASNTPNLECRMYEARYPEVDMAVMIQVKNIADMGAYVSLLEYNNIEGMILFSELSRRRIRSVSSLIKVGRQEPVMVLRVDKEKGYIDLSKRRVAEEDIATCEERYNKSKLVHSIMRHVAETMQLDLEELYIHVGWPLYRKYGHAFEAFKLIVADPDTILDSLTREVKEAGPDGKEVTKVVPALTEEVKDALIKNIKRRMTPQPMKIRADIEMKCFQFDGVLHIKEAMRKAEATGNDDCPVKIKLVAPPLYVLTTQTLDKEQGIQVLTNAIQACTEVIDGHKGKLVVKEAPRAVSERDDNLLAQHMKQLNESNADVDGDDDSEEEDTGMGDIDIDGPSGVHE; translated from the exons ATGGCGTCGAACACTCCAAATCTGGAGTGTAGAATGTACGAAGCTCGGTATCCAGAGGTAGATATGGCAGTAATGATTCAAGTGAAGAACATAGCAGATATGGGTGCCTATGTCTCCCTCCTCGAATACAATAACATCGAAGGTATGATTTTATTCAGTGAGCTTTCACGAAGACGTATTCGAAGTGTTAGTAGTTTGATCAAAGTTGGAAGACAAGAACCAGTTATGGTACTTAGGGTTGATAAAGAGAAAGGTTATATTGATTTGAGTAAAAGAAGAGTTGCTGAAGAAGATATTGCTACTTGTGAAGAAAGATATAATAAGAGTAAACTTGTTCATTCTATCATGAGGCATGTTGCTGAGACTATGCAACTCGATTTGGAG GAGCTGTATATCCATGTTGGCTGGCCTCTATATCGAAAATATGGGCACGCGTTTGAG GCCTTCAAGTTAATCGTTGCTGATCCTGATACCATTCTCGATTCCCTCACACGTGAAGTTAAAGAAGCTGGCCCCGATGGAAAAGAG GTGACTAAAGTGGTACCTGCTCTGACAGAGGAGGTTAAAGATGCTTTGATTAAGAACATCAAAAGGCGTATGACTCCTCAGCCAATGAAAATTCGTGCAGATATTGAAATGAAATGCTTTCAGTTTGACGGGGTTCTCCATATCAAG GAAGCAATGAGGAAAGCTGAAGCTACTGGTAATGATGACTGTCCAGTTAAAATTAAACTGGTGGCACCTCCTCTCTATGTTCTGACGACTCAGACTCTTGACAAG GAGCAAGGGATACAGGTTCTTACTAATGCAATCCAAGCTTGCACTGAAGTGATAGATGGCCACAAGGGGAAACTGGTAGTAAAGGAGGCACCAAGAGCG GTGAGCGAGCGTGATGATAACCTACTTGCCCAACATATGAAACAACTTAATGAATCAAACGCAGATGTTGATGGTGATGACGATAGTGAAGAGGAAGATACTGGGATGGGAGATATCGACATTGATGGACCTTCAGGTGTCCATGAGTAG
- the LOC113303576 gene encoding probable strigolactone esterase DAD2 → MVAVLPLTHSASMNAKIIGSGEDTIIFAHGFGTDQSIWDKTIPFFTKRYRVLLFDWCFSGSIPEPNHLFDPVKHSSFDGFANDLIDLLDEIGLKSSVFVGHSMSGMIGCLASIQRPDLFKRLILLGASPRYINCEDYEGGFEETQIEDIFVNIESNFHGWASYFATVVVDANDPVAVDKFEKCLASSKPEIILSLAKTVFLSDHRDILEKVDQVPCTIFQMTNDIVVPMSVAYHMQKQIKAESTVEVIEADGHFPQLTHTNVFVDTLDRVLEPNDESSDSDEMISLDSEMVNVVA, encoded by the exons ATGGTAGCAGTGTTACCACTAACCCATTCAGCATCCATGAACGCAAAAATCATAGGTTCTGGCGAAGACACCATAATTTTTGCTCATGGTTTTGGAACTGATCAATCCATTTGGGATAAGACTATACCGTTTTTCACTAAACGCTATAGAGTTTTACTCTTCGACTGGTGTTTCTCGGGCTCGATACCAGAACCAAATCATTTATTTGATCCGGTGAAGCATTCGTCGTTCGATGGTTTCGCTAATGATCTTATCGATCTTTTGGATGAAATTGGATTGAAATCATCAGTGTTTGTTGGACACTCTATGTCGGGTATGATCGGATGTTTGGCCTCAATTCAAAGACCTGATTTGTTCAAGAGGCTTATACTTCTTGGCGCTTCTCCTAG GTACATTAACTGTGAAGATTATGAAGGAGGGTTCGAGGAAACACAAATCGAAGACATCTTCGTAAACATTGAGTCGAATTTTCATGGATGGGCTTCATATTTCGCAACAGTGGTGGTGGATGCAAATGATCCAGTTGCAGTAGACAAGTTTGAGAAATGTCTAGCGAGTAGCAAGCCTGAAATTATACTTTCACTTGCCAAAACAGTTTTCTTAAGTGATCATCGAGATATACTTGAGAAAGTTGATCAAGTTCCATGCACAATATTTCAGATGACAAATGATATCGTTGTACCGATGTCAGTCGCCTACCATATGCAAAAGCAAATCAAAGCGGAATCCACAGTTGAAGTTATTGAAGCTGATGGACATTTCCCTCAACTTACTCAtactaatgtgtttgttgatacTCTTGACAGAGTCTTGGAACCTAATGATGAATCATCCGATAGTGATGAGATGATTAGTTTGGATAGTGAAATGGTTAATGTTGTTGCTTAA